The Nostoc sp. 'Peltigera membranacea cyanobiont' N6 genome contains the following window.
AGTATTTCCGCTGCCACAACAAGAGCGGATTCAGAAAATTCAACAAAACTGGGAAACTTGGGCAAGGCGGGGAGATGTAGATTTAATTGTTCCTATGACTTATGCTCTGGATACTTCGCGCTTTCAGCGACTAGCCCAACCCTGGATCGCCTCGAAACAATTGGGAGCTACATTGTTAGTGCCGGGAATTCGCTTACTTTCTTTACCAACAATCGGGGCATTCGATCAACTCCAGTTGGTAAGGGACTTGCCAGTGAGTGGTTATGCACTGTTTGCCGCAGAGAATTTTAATAACGATCTACAAAAGCTTTTTATTAGCACCCAAGGTAGAGTTCAATCCAAAACAAGCGAACCGATTCCTCACCGCCAACCTTTTCAAACTGCTGCCATCCGTTACACCGCACTGCAACGGGAATGGAAATTTGTTTTCCAAAATGACCCACTAGAAAGATCCGCCCAGACAATATCAGATTTTAACAACCAGGCAGAAGTTTTACGCAGTGCTTTAAATCAGCTTGCTGCTTCCCCTTCTGCTAGTAAGTTGCTAGTGGCGAAAGCCTCTCTAACTCGTTTCCAGTCTCAATTTCGGGTATTGATGAGTCAAGAAATTAAGTCGAATTCTTATCAAGTCAAAGTTTGGGAAAATCGCCTTGTAACTATAGAAAGGCTATTGCGTTACGGCGAACGCCGGGTGCAGTTGCATCCCTAATGAAGATGTAAGGCAGCAGAAGGAGCAGGCGGACAAGGGAGAATTATTAAACAAGTTTCTTCCTTCTATAGGAATCCGATTTGATTTATGAAAAAATCTAAGAGGATGTTTGAAAAGTCCTCTCGTTGGTAGCAAGACATTTCAGATCCCCCTAAATCCCCCGATAAATTGGGGGACTTTGATTCCGGCTCCCCCCTTTTTAAGGGAGGCTAGGGGGATCTCTAAGTGCCTAAAATCACAGCCAAATACTTTTCAAACAACCTCTAAGTATATGTAGGGTGTGTTAGGGTCAGCGTAACACACCAAAAGCTTTGGAGTCAGGTGCGTTACGGCTTACGCCTAACACCCCCTAGATGTATTTCAAAAATCAAATATGAGTCCTACAGCATATCAAATTCTCGTTGAGATCCAGTTACTCAAGTACAAATGCTTACTACCACGCGCTATAGTACTGACAGACACGACAAATTGGCTCGCCTCATTGGAGTTTGTGTGGATAGTACCTTCCGTGTAGCAAAAGTAGGATTGCGTGAGAGTGAAATACGATTTCACAGCATCTTCAACGGCACTTTCCAGTTTATCCAATTGCTTATAAAAGAAGGCATTGTGCTAGAAGTAAACCAAACAGCACTCAACTTTAGCGGACTACAACCACAACATGTAGTTGAGCTTTCAGATTGGGAAATATGGTGGACGCGACTTGAAAGCCTTCAATCTCTGCAATATTTACTCTCTTCCGGCCCTACAGTAATTTACACCTGTAAGAGTTCAGGAAATTTTCGTAGTAGATTTATAAGCGAAAATATTGTCACTTTTACGGCTTATAAAGCGCGGGAAGCACTTGAACATCCTGGCTTTTGGTCTAGCCATCTCCATTCGGTATTGCAATCTTTTGAGCGCAGCAGTAATGTCAAGCGTATACTAGGCACTGGATTAAGAATGGCAATTATCAAAAAATGTTTGGATATGTACTAAGGTAAAATATTTTTCACAATTATACCGGGATTTGGTATAAATTTTATTGTCATTATATTATCAAATAATCAAATATAAATTGAGGTAAAATATGCCCAAAATTTTAATAATAGAAGATGAGGAAGCAGTCCGTGAAAATCTTTTAGATTTGCTAGAAGCTGAGGACTTTGAAACTATTGCTGCGGCAAATGGCAGAATCGGTGTACATTTAGCTATCTGCGAAGTTCCTGATTTAATTCTCTGCGATCTGATGATGCCAGAAGTTGACGGTTATGGCGTGTTAACAGCGTTACGTCAAGATCCTTCAACGGCAACAATTCCCTTCATTTTTCTCACTGCCAAATCTGCCAAATCTGACTTCCGTCTAGGTATGGATATGGGTGCTGATGACTATATAACTAAGCCATTCACTCGGGCTGAGTTATTAAGTGCCATCATGAACAGGTTAGAAAAGCACGCTACTTTAAAAAGGTATTTATCTCCTCAGACTGTAATTAACAATTTGTCTCCCAAAATGCAGTTGTTAGAAATTAGCTTACATCGGGCTATCAAACAACATAATTTTCAAGAGTTTGAAATCTATTATCAACCAATAGTTGATATTAATTCTGGGAAAATAGTAGCTGCTGAAAGTTTATTGCGCTGGCAAAGTCCAGAATTGGGGATGATTTACCCAACAGAATTTATTCCGTTAGCAGAGTCTACGGGTTTAATTGTTCCAATTGGTAAATGGGTATTAAAAAGTGTATGTAAACAATTAAAAAGCTGGCGCGATATCGGAATTAATTCCTTGATTGTTGCTGTAAATCTATCAGCTATCGAATTTAATCAACCAGATTTTATTCATAAAATAGTCAACTTTATAGGGATCAATAATTTAGAACCAGATGACTTAGAGCTAGAACTAACTGAAAGCATGATTATGCAAGATGTAAATAGTGCGATCGCTACTATGAGCAAACTGCAATCTTTGGGTATAAAAATTGCTATTGATGATTTTGGGACAGGCTACTCTTCTTTGATATATCTGAAAAACTTACCAATCAATACATTAAAAATCGACCGTTATTTTATTCATAATGTTGCAAAAGATCCACAAAAATCAGCCATTACTAAAGCATTAATTCAGATGGCTCATAATCTCAATTTAAATGTAATTGCTGAAGGTGTAGAGACGGAAGCAGAACTAGCTTTTTTGCGCCAACACAACTGTAATTCTATGCAAGGTTTTCTATTTAGTTGTCCATTACCAGCAGCAGAATTTGAAAATTTTTTATTGACTAACAAATGCTTATATGTGTGAAGATTGGGAATTGGGAAATAATTTACTTTTCAATTCCTAATCCTCTAATAGGTTGACTAAGCAAGAAAAATTGGACTTTAGACTGGCGACAATGATTAAGTCTTAAGTCTAAAGTAGAAAAATTGTCTCATGGTGTTTACCGTCATGAAAGCCTTTGCGCGTTTCTTGCTACCAGTTTTTTTACTGACTTTGGCCGCAGCCTGCAATCAAACTCGCGCTTCGTCAGATAATCCCACACCACAAAAATCTGTACCTTCTGCCCAACTGACACAGAATCCTACACAGCCAAAAAATATTGTCCGAACTGAAGCACTCTCACCTACGCCGATTCGAATAAACCTGAAGAATTTACCAGCACCCTTCGCAACAGAAAGTGCTTCCAAGCGGCCTGAAGTTGTGCCTATTCCGCAAGATCCGGTGCTACGCGTACCACGAGGTTTTACAGTTAATGTTTTCGCCGAAGGTTTAGATGCCCCACGCTGGCTAGCTTTAACCCCCAGTGGCGATGTTCTGGTTACTGAAACCGGGCAAAATCGTATTCGTCTATTACGTGACAGCAACCGGGAC
Protein-coding sequences here:
- a CDS encoding PAS domain-containing protein translates to MLTTTRYSTDRHDKLARLIGVCVDSTFRVAKVGLRESEIRFHSIFNGTFQFIQLLIKEGIVLEVNQTALNFSGLQPQHVVELSDWEIWWTRLESLQSLQYLLSSGPTVIYTCKSSGNFRSRFISENIVTFTAYKAREALEHPGFWSSHLHSVLQSFERSSNVKRILGTGLRMAIIKKCLDMY
- a CDS encoding EAL domain-containing response regulator codes for the protein MPKILIIEDEEAVRENLLDLLEAEDFETIAAANGRIGVHLAICEVPDLILCDLMMPEVDGYGVLTALRQDPSTATIPFIFLTAKSAKSDFRLGMDMGADDYITKPFTRAELLSAIMNRLEKHATLKRYLSPQTVINNLSPKMQLLEISLHRAIKQHNFQEFEIYYQPIVDINSGKIVAAESLLRWQSPELGMIYPTEFIPLAESTGLIVPIGKWVLKSVCKQLKSWRDIGINSLIVAVNLSAIEFNQPDFIHKIVNFIGINNLEPDDLELELTESMIMQDVNSAIATMSKLQSLGIKIAIDDFGTGYSSLIYLKNLPINTLKIDRYFIHNVAKDPQKSAITKALIQMAHNLNLNVIAEGVETEAELAFLRQHNCNSMQGFLFSCPLPAAEFENFLLTNKCLYV